A window of Rhipicephalus microplus isolate Deutch F79 chromosome X, USDA_Rmic, whole genome shotgun sequence genomic DNA:
atggcagttttgggacgttaaactccacatatcaatcaatcaaccaatcagatATTTGTTAAAAGTTTTTTTTAGTTTAATAGGTCGGGTGTGAGCAGGGCACTATGAGGCAAGGCGAGAAGCGAATCATTCGGACACAAGTGAACCCACCAGTGGATGGCGACGCAGAACCATGGAACCCCGTGGCAGCAACACAGCTGCAAATCTCATAAGGGTCTTCGGAGTATCCGTAACCTTGAGGAAGCGGTGCTGTGAGTGGTTGAAAGTAATAACTTCCTCACATGGGTTGTTGAAGGTTGTCTGGCCGCGCATTAGATACACCTTGGAACCTACGGGTAGTGGAAAACGTTCTACAACTTCTGTTACGTGGTGTGCATTGACAACTGTCAAAGCTGCCCTGCAGTTGGTTCTGCTCATACAAAAGAGAGATGTAGGTTTGCAATAAATACATTAGGTATGATCACTTGAGCGAGGTGTATAGCGCACAAACTACGCCGTTAATTGATGCTGTTATCTGTCAACAGAGTAAAAATAGCTCCTGTGCTGCTGATCTAGGACACTAGTTTGTTTAGTTACACATTAAAGTGATGCCGTGACAAAATAAAGGTTGGTGCAGACGTGAAGTCAGCTGGAAGGGGCCTCATGTGAAGTCAGCGAAGCATCATCAACCATGAAGCCACATAAAGGGTGCCCTGTCCTCCATTTATAGTGCATGTGCATGTGCTTGTGTGTTTGCGTGCATACGTCCgttcctgtaaagcgtgcaccgcCTCACTATGTGTGACAGTGCTGTGAAGCTTAACCAAACTTTAAAAGCTTCTCAACAAGTTAATTAGAACCAACTAGACGGCATGAAAAAAAGCGGATTGTCGGGTTTAAGGTGTTAAGGTGAAAGCATCAAGCGCGAAAATTCACCGTTGGTGTCGGTGGTGGTGTCAAGACGAGTGATGCAAAGTATGATAACGTGGTGACGTCACCAGATGGCATTATTATAGAATCACTACGTGATGAAATGTTATGACTACGACATTAACGGCGTCATCGCGTGACATCCTCACTTTTTCTATGGTCACGGAGGCAGGGGGAAACCACGTTttgtgcagaaagctttcgcaGAGGGGCGAAGAAAGATCGACCGAAGAAAAACGAAGCGATGGCTTTCACCTTCAAGTCGTCCTAGGCGAATGCATAAATCGccttgcgagtttttttttttaaatgcgaagcagctttttgactagcctgtgtaacgctgtccctccgtccgcaccgctCTCCTCGTCGcgggtgttggagcggtgccgaGTAGATCACGGCCTCCTAGAAGTGCGCagtgacgtctctctccctcgcctgccacgcgctcaCCGCATGTCagttctctctcgcttcaccttctCCACCACTCGCGActctcgagcccactcctcacgtgggcatatAGAATTACTCTATAGGCTCCCTCCTCtatccatctgtcggcgagaagaagccgcaACCTGGCGGGTGCGCGCGCCTCGACCATCTATCTCACGGTGCCGACAATGTGcacagcgcgccgctgcttgccacgCGATTGTGCAGACGAGTGAGacgccgtcgcggcatgcttcctCCTAGTGTGCACGTACAAGTGCGATCAAAAGTGTGTAGACCATGGAATTGCGTGGCAGAATGCATCAACGCGCCAGCTAGCGACGAGACATGACGAGACACCTGCTGCAGGGCCAATTCGCGTCCCGTCTTATTATTTGGCTTCTGATGTTGCTCTGTTGGACGTGGTTACGGCGCTCGTAGCCAAAACGACAGCTGGGTGTCGTCTTTGCTCCATTGAATCTGTGCCGTTTTCTTACGTAGATGCTGCGACGGGGTCGGTTCAAGCgtcagctcgcgttgtcatcgaCAGCAGTTGATTAGTATAAGTAAGCATAGTGAGCATCGCACAACCTGATGAAGCCAAACGCACAAAATAAATTTTCTCAGGCCAGCTTGCCTTTGTCGGGCTAATCCAAGTTGCACTTAAATGAGCTTAGTTAAGTCAAAGCCAATGCAGCCGAAACTAATCGAATGTAGTCGAGCACTTTATGACCTAAATTAGATAATTTACGTCTAATTAGTGATAATTAGACAATTTATTTTAATACATACGGAGTCGGTAAAGAGTAATTAGTATTTTCCTGGCCTTGACTTCTGTGGGCTCATGAGGAAGTCGACATAGATAAATTGGCCGTGATCAGGTTTGCCTTGTATAGGCTAATTTTTCACAGCTAGGTTAAGGATGACCATGATCAACTTTGCCTAATTAGATTTGGCTTTACTTATTTCGACTCATCTGGGCTCATCTAAGCCTAACTTCGCTTAACATGAAATCACTAAGCTGAAATGGGCTTAACTAAACCTACTTACTCCTGACTTATTTAGGTCATAAAGTGGTCGACTACATTTGATTAATTTCGGCTACATTAACTTTGACTTAACTAAGCTCATTTAAGTTCAACTTGGATTAGCCCGACGATGAGAAGCTGGCCCGAGAAAATTAAATTTTGTGCGTTTGGCTTCGTGAGCTTGTGCGATGCTCGCTATGCTTGATTATACTAATCAATCGGTGTCAATAACAACGCGAGGTGGCGCTTGAACCGGCCCCGTCACAGCCGCTACGTGAAAGAACGGCACAGATTCAAtggagcaaagaaagcgacaTCCAATTGTCGTTTTGGCTACGAGCGCCGTAACCGCGTCCAACAGAGCGACATCAGAAGCCAAATGATAAGACGGGACGCGCATCGGCCCTGCAGCAGGTGTCTCATCGTGTCACGTCGCTAGCTTGcgcgtcgatgcattctgccacgcgatTCCGTGGTATGTGCACTTTTGATCGCACCTGTACCTTTTTCGGCTGTTGCCGGCGTTGCgtgggttagcgaagccgatagCATTCACGAGGGGCGACGttaacaccgacgaggcgcgcgtcagggaagccgaacgcaggCGTTGGCAGTGCAGGACCAGCGACACCGATGAGGTGCTAGTCAAGAACACCAATTGCGTTCGAGAACACAGAcggcgtgcgggtaacaccgacgagacgcgatcCAAGGAAGCAGAGCGGAGGCGTCTtcaacgcaccccccccccccccccccccgtgtctTTGAGGTTCGAACAAAAGTTTACTCGAGCAAACGCTagaccgagtttcgcttcaaaccgttcttccagcacccacgtcgacgcccgtttcaacctgGTCAACGCCgcgcgcaccgctgctgcttatcatcccatcagggttcccttcggggagatggtccatagttttttgtattttgttgttCGGTTTAGTTACAACGTCAAAATTGATACGCCCAATGAAGTTTTGTGTCGATGGGGCGATGCTCGCGCTTTAAGCACTTCACCTCGATCAAACTCTGGTACCGGCTGCTATTTTTACCTCTTGGCTATTCCAAAGTCCTATAGACGACCATATTTTCATAGTAAGCTTTACTCGCCTGTTTTGACGATCTGAACGGAGAGCATTGGCATGGGCAAGGCGGCACGTGGACAATACCGCCCACGAGCCAGATGTCGCGTTGCATGGACACAGCTGAGGCGAAGGCTCTCTTCATTGTCATGGGTGAGTGGTTGATCCAGCTGCAGGGTACATTAGTAAAGCACAGCATTCATCCTGCTAGTCACTCCATCACCAGGCATCAGAAAATAGTGCTTCCTTTCACCAATTATAGCCGTCGCTGTTTTGGAGTACTTCAACGGGAAAGAAAGCTTAACAAATGAAAAAAtatcgtgcgcgcgcgtgtgtgtgtgtgtgtctgtgtgtgtgtctgtggcaAGCTAGTAGCTACTGGTTAAGCCGTATTACTAGCTGGCCATTATACGTACAATTGACATCAACAAGTCAATGGACTACCAAATTTAGCAACCAACATTTTAACGTTGTAATCAACACTTTCATAACTAATACGTAAGCGCACATGCGTACGGAAACATACAAATAAACTAGCAATTTCGTAATGCAGATAAGCTTGAAGCATATCTATAAACTGTCAAaattggcccgtgtgctcagatttgggcgcacgttaaagaaccctcggtggtcgaaatttccggagccctccactacggcgtctctcataatcatatggtggttttgggacgttaaaccccacaaatcaatcaaactgtCAAAATTTACGTACAGATTTCCTGTTGACATTGAGCCACCTAAGGCCTTATCTATTCACCTGTGCCCATCCACGAACCTTCCCACCGATTCCATCcaactcattcattcattcattcattctggaaaaaaaaaaaatacgccgtTGATGTTGTACCAAGCCTACAAAATAGCACAATAATTCTAAACGCTCCATTTCACTTTAGGCGGCTGTCTTTGGGGAATGCCATAAATGTTCACACACTCACGCGTTCATTCGCGGATCGAAAACGTAGGTCCCGTCCTCAATGCTGGAGCCTTCGCTGCCTCGAGT
This region includes:
- the LOC142776960 gene encoding beta-scruin-like yields the protein MPKALMGMAVVTVDNSIWIFGGLTRGSEGSSIEDGTYVFDPRMNAWINHSPMTMKRAFASAVSMQRDIWLVGGIVHVPPCPCQCSPFRSSKQASKAYYENMVVYRTLE